From a single Callithrix jacchus isolate 240 chromosome 5, calJac240_pri, whole genome shotgun sequence genomic region:
- the PRR29 gene encoding proline-rich protein 29 isoform X1: protein MASGAGRSWGRSPQQSTALAPWVTVLQPLSWAIPSAPLQPGRVKEDLLELLMLQNAQMHQLLLSRLVAGALQPGPPWPCPQVYLEVPKEEPEEEEELDTQEKGPLVFHHHYLSYPMPSPSALLPWPAPFFPAPTCQTHLQDVPRIQHWPPASREREARAVPPPPPPSATGTVGADVPPASDYYDAESLL from the exons ATGGCCTCTGGGGCGGGCAGGAGCTGGGGTCGCTCCCCACAACAGAGCACAGCCCTGGCG CCCTGGGTCACCGTCCTGCAGCCCCTCTCATGGGCCATCCCATCTGCGCCCCTGCAGCCAGGCCGTGTGAAGGAAG ACCTGCTGGAGCTGCTGATGCTGCAGAACGCACAGATGCACCAGCTGCTGCTGAGTCGCCTGGTGGCCGGGGCGCTGCAGCCCGGGCCCCCCTGGCCTTGCCCTCAG GTCTACCTGGAGGTTCCGAAGGAAGagcctgaggaggaggaggagttggaCACACAGGAGAAAGGGCCTTTGGTGTTTCACCACCACTACCTGTCCTACCCGATGCCCTCCCCGAGTGCCCTGCTGCCCTGGCCAgcccccttcttccctgctcccACCTGTCAGACCCACTTGCAGGATGTGCCCAGGATTCAGCACTGGCCTCCTGCCTCCAGGGAAAGGGAGGC GagggctgtgcccccacccccaccccccagcgcCACAGGCACTGTGGGCGCCGATGTACCCCCGGCTTCAG ACTACTATGATGCCGAGAGCCTCCTGTGA
- the PRR29 gene encoding proline-rich protein 29 isoform X3 encodes MASGAGRSWGRSPQQSTALAPWVTVLQPLSWAIPSAPLQPGRVKEDLLELLMLQNAQMHQLLLSRLVAGALQPGPPWPCPQEGCAPTPTPQRHRHCGRRCTPGFRLL; translated from the exons ATGGCCTCTGGGGCGGGCAGGAGCTGGGGTCGCTCCCCACAACAGAGCACAGCCCTGGCG CCCTGGGTCACCGTCCTGCAGCCCCTCTCATGGGCCATCCCATCTGCGCCCCTGCAGCCAGGCCGTGTGAAGGAAG ACCTGCTGGAGCTGCTGATGCTGCAGAACGCACAGATGCACCAGCTGCTGCTGAGTCGCCTGGTGGCCGGGGCGCTGCAGCCCGGGCCCCCCTGGCCTTGCCCTCAG GagggctgtgcccccacccccaccccccagcgcCACAGGCACTGTGGGCGCCGATGTACCCCCGGCTTCAG ACTACTATGA
- the ICAM2 gene encoding intercellular adhesion molecule 2: MFSFSCGTLNLNLTLALFALVCCPGSGEKAFKVHVRPKKLMVKPKGSLEVNCSTTCNQPEMGGLETPLNKTVLAQQTQWKHYLISDISQDTVFQCHFTCSGEQVSASFNVSVYQPPTQVILTLQPTWVAVGKSFTIECRVPAVEPLDSLTLFLFRGNETLHSQTFGKGAPALQEATATFSSTAHREDRHRNFSCLAVLDLLSRGGDIFHKHSEPQMLKIYEPVPDSQMVIIVTVVSVLLFLFVSSILLCFIFSQHWRQRRTGTYGVRAAWRRLPQAFWAQQA, translated from the exons ATGTTCTCTTTCAGTTGCGGGACCCTGAACCTGAACCTGACCCTGGCCCTCTTTGCCCTGGTCTGCTGTCCAG GGTCTGGTGAGAAGGCATTCAAGGTACATGTGAGGCCAAAGAAGCTGATGGTTAAGCCCAAGGGGTCCCTCGAGGTCAACTGCAGCACCACCTGTAACCAGCCTGAAATGGGTGGTCTGGAGACCCCTCTCAATAAGACTGTGTTGGCCCAGCAGACTCAGTGGAAACATTATTTGATCTCAGACATCTCCCAGGACACGGTCTTCCAGTGCCACTTCACCTGTTCCGGGGAGCAGGTGTCAGCGAGTTTCAACGTCAGCGTGTACC AGCCTCCAACACAGGTCATCCTGACACTGCAGCCCACGTGGGTAGCCGTGGGCAAGTCCTTCACCATTGAGTGCAGGGTTCCCGCCGTGGAGCCCCTGGACAGCCTCACCCTCTTCCTGTTCCGTGGCAATGAGACTCTGCACAGTCAGACCTTCGGGAAGGGAGCCCCTGCCCTGCAGGAGGCCACAGCCACATTCAGTAGCACGGCTCACAGAGAGGACCGTCACCGCAACTTCTCCTGCCTGGCCGTGCTGGACTTGCTGTCTCGCGGTGGCGACATCTTTCACAAACACTCGGAACCTCAGATGCTGAAGATCTATG AGCCCGTCCCAGACAGCCAGATGGTCATCATCGTCACGGTGGTGTCAGTGCTGCTGTTCCTGTTCGTATCATCCATCCTGCTCTGCTTCATCTTCAGCCAGCACTGGCGCCAGCGGCGGACGGGCACCTACGGGGTGCGAGCGGCTTGGAGGAGGCTGCCCCAGGCCTTCTGGGCACAGCAGGCATGA
- the PRR29 gene encoding proline-rich protein 29 isoform X2, whose protein sequence is MASGAGRSWGRSPQQSTALAPWVTVLQPLSWAIPSAPLQPGRVKEGRRTGRQRSRKPACFSGWGCWTSVTYQACFSVHERSTWRFRRKSLRRRRSWTHRRKGLWCFTTTTCPTRCPPRVPCCPGQPPSSLLPPVRPTCRMCPGFSTGLLPPGKGRHYYDAESLL, encoded by the exons ATGGCCTCTGGGGCGGGCAGGAGCTGGGGTCGCTCCCCACAACAGAGCACAGCCCTGGCG CCCTGGGTCACCGTCCTGCAGCCCCTCTCATGGGCCATCCCATCTGCGCCCCTGCAGCCAGGCCGTGTGAAGGAAG GGCGAagaactgggagacagaggagcaGGAAGCCAGCCTGTTTCTCTGGCTGGGGCTGCTGGACATCTGTTACGTATCAGGCCTGTTTCAGCGTCCATGAAAG GTCTACCTGGAGGTTCCGAAGGAAGagcctgaggaggaggaggagttggaCACACAGGAGAAAGGGCCTTTGGTGTTTCACCACCACTACCTGTCCTACCCGATGCCCTCCCCGAGTGCCCTGCTGCCCTGGCCAgcccccttcttccctgctcccACCTGTCAGACCCACTTGCAGGATGTGCCCAGGATTCAGCACTGGCCTCCTGCCTCCAGGGAAAGGGAGGC ACTACTATGATGCCGAGAGCCTCCTGTGA